Genomic DNA from Amycolatopsis alba DSM 44262:
GCCCAGCCAGATCGAATACCTGTGGAACGGTCAGGATCGGCCGCTCCGCCGGGTTCTCCCTGTCGGCACCCCGCACCCGGCAGGGGTTGCGCTGCAAGATCTTGTCTTCGTCGACCGCCGTAGTGAGGACCGCCCGGAGCAGCCTGTACGCCTTGGCCGTGACCGACTCCGACACTCCGGCCGCCAGCCGATCCGCGCGCCATTGCCGAACGATCGCCGTCGACAACTTGCCCAGTTCGACGCCGCCAAGATCCGCTTCGATGTGCTTCCTCAGAAGCCACCGGTACAACTCGACCGTGCGCGGACGCAGCCCAGGCCGCTGTGTAATCCACTGGTCTGCGTAGCTTCCAAGCGTGACTTTCGCTCGCTCGGGGTCGATCCACTCGCCTTTGATGATCTGCGTTTCGGTCACCGACAACCACTGTTCGGCCGCGCGCTTGCTGGCGAACATGCTGGGAGCGTTCCGCATCTGGCCGTCCGGCCCCGGATAACGCGCCTGCCACTTTCCCGATGCACGTTGCCGGACGTTGCCGAAACCCCGGTGCCCTCGCTTGTTCGCCATGTCAGGCCACCCTTCCGAGGTCCCGGATCACCGAAGCCCGCGTGATCGGCTCGACCCGACCGGCCTGGATGAACTCCTCAAGGTCAGCGATCGCGAACCGCACGTGTACGCCGACCTTGTGGAACGCCACGCGCCGCTCCGCGATGAGCCGCCGCACGAACCGGACGCGCGTGTTCAGGTACTCGGCTGCTTCTTCGACTGTCAGGTAGTTCTTTCCCACGTTCGCCTCCCCAGTTCCTAAGCCGCCAGCGGAGTTGCCGAAAGATCCGGCGGACTCTGCGCGGCGAGCAATGCCTTGTCGTACTCGGCTTTCCACGTGATCCGTTCCGAGATCGCGTGCATCACCAGGTGGTCCCGAGGTGGCACGGAGGGGTCGCCGGAGTCGACCTTGCGCCAGATCAGCCGAGCCGGGGCCGGTGCAGGTTTCTCGATCCCGACCGCCGCCAGCGCTTCCAGGACGAACGCTTTGCGGTCGGCCTTGTGGTCGACGAGCGTCTTCCCCGACCACTTGCGGGACACCAGCACGCGGCGACCGGGCAGGCCGAGCGTGGTCCGCCGATGCGCCCTCCCCTTGCAGTGCCCTGGTGTCGTCTTTCCGTTGGCGCCCTTGGGATTGATGCCGTACAGCAGCCACACGGCGCACCGAGGCGAGCAGGGTGTCACCGACAGTTCCGCGTGCAACCGGTCGTGGTGATCCCTCTGCCTGACGGTGTCGGCTTCGACCACCTCACCCGTGGACTTGGTGAGGTACTTGGTCAGGTAGCCGATGTGCCGTCCGGCCTCCTCCGAGCCGCCGAGGATGCCCTTGGAGTGCACCTGACGGCCGAAGGTGACTACGTGCGCCGGGTCTTCCACGGCTTCTATCGCGTCGTCCCAGTCGGTCAGTGGTTCGCGGGTGTCCGGGTCGACGAACACCCGGCGGTCGCCGTCCCAGAGCGGCATCCGGTCGACGTAGACGACCTGGTCGTGGTTGGGCCACCAGACCTGGTGATAGGTCGCTTCGGTGACTTGCCGGATCACGTCGTGCGGCACCGATCCCCGGATAGCCGCGTGCAGGTGCGGAGCCGCCCGCCGTTGAGGCTCAACGGTGGCGAAGTACTGCGCGTCCCAGCCCACGACCCGCCGGAGGTTCTGCCACCACCGGTCCACCAGCGCGGAGAAGTGGACCGCGTCCCGAGCCGCCCGCCGATAGTCATACGTCGACTGATCGAATGGGGCGCCATCCGACCGGACCGGGCCGTAGGTGTCGCAGGTGAGCGTGACGAACATCGACGGCCGGAACCTTCCCGCGTACTCCCGGCCCACGGTGGTCTTCGCGACCTTGCGCCGAGGGAGATTCGGCGCGTCCTGCCGCCGTTTCGTCGACCGCTTCACCGCCTTCTTGGTGGGCAGGTCGATCGACGGGAGACGGCCGCGCATCCCGAGTTGCCGAAGTTCCTCATCGACACTCTGGATCTCTTCCCGCAGCTCGTCAGCCTCCGCCTGGTCCGTCTCTTGCCGGTAAGCGGCGACGAGGTCAGCCCGGAACGCCAGCAGCTCCGTCTGTGCCTCAGTCGGCGACTCTGAGGTGAAGTCGGGCTCCTCGGTCATGTGCCAGCCTTCACGGCACTGGACCTGTCGCAGGGCCTTCGCCTTCCGAGCGCACGGCAGGCAGACCGATTCGACCGTCGAGCCGCAGGGAACGGGGACGTAGCGGAGTTCGCCGGTCTCGGTGTCCCCGACCTCCATCGTGAACGGCCGAACACACACGCCGTGCTTCTCAGCGGTCGCCTTCACCACGTCCGACGCAAGGGGTTCGCGCATCCGGGCGGCCCGGGTTTTGGCCGGCGGGGTCACCGCGGCTTCCTTGGTGCTCGTCACGCTGCCACCTCCCCAGGCGTGCTCCACTGCCGCAGCACGAACACCGGCATGTCCTGTCGCATCCCCGCAGGCAGGTCCGGGAAAGTCGCTTCGTCGAACTGGACACCGCCGTAGACCACAACCGGGATGCCACAGGGAGTCCGGCCCTGCACTTCCAGATGCACACTGCCGCCGTGAGGCACCCGCCAGATCGACGCAGTCACGTTCTCCAGCGAATCCGCCCAGACGACCAGGCTCCGCGCCACATCCGTTAGACGGTCGGTATCGAGCTGGACAGACACCGGCTCCGAGCCAATACCAACTCGCACGGACACAACCGGCGGAAAGGCGTAAGAGTCGAGGTGGTCGCGGATCGCATCGAGGAACACCAGAACGCGGTTCACGCCGCCACCCCCTCGGGCCCACGACGGGTGGCCAGGTCGACGACGTGGGCGCCGCCGTTGGTTACGTAGGTCTCCAGCGCCTTGACCGTCTCGTCTGGCACCCAGCCAGCACGGACCCGCAGCGGTTCGCGGATGCCGTCGCCCCAGATGTAGCCGACGCCCGCAGTCGACTCTTCGATCCGGTTCGCCCACGCCCCGCGTTCGTACGCGCCGTCACCGAGGACCATCCCGACGTGCGTCTTCGAGGTGACCCGCAGACAGACCCGCCGGGGGAACAGCTCACGTACGGGAACGGTGTCCTTCGTCGGCTCCTGCACATACCCGCGCACCGTGTAGCCGAGCGCCCGGCCCTGGGTGGTCAGGATGGCGACCCGTTCGACGATGGCTTCGCGGGTCTTGCGGTCGGTGTACTTGGTCAGCGCGCCGATCTCGTCGAACTCCAGCACCTCCAACGGGTTCTCCGTGGAGATCGGAACCTCACGGGTGCGCCCGGCGAACTCGCGCTTGCGGGACTCGAGCCCGTCGAGCAGGTCGTCCAGGACCTCGATCGCTTCCTTGCCCGCAACGCCGTAGCGGGCAAAGATCCCGCGCCCGTAGGCGAGTTCCATCCCCTTCGGGTCGATCCCGGAGACGCGTACCGTTCCGGCCCGGATCGCCGAGGCGGCCGACACGAGCGGGGACCACATGACCGAGTTCTTCCCGGCCCCGGTGGCACCGGCGACGAGCATGTGCGCTCCCGGACCGGTCAGCGGCAGCCGCCAGTCCTTCCCGTACTCGGTCCGTCCGGCAAACACCCGCCGCAGATCCACGCCGTCGACGGTCGCCAGCTCCGCGCAGTCCACAGGAGCTTGGAGGAGGTCCCGGCGCTGGAAGTCGAGCGAGACGACGTTGGGTTCCAGCTCCCGCACCTGGCACCGCGTGACCTTGCGAGCCACGGCCAAGGCGCGGGCGGCGTCGTCGAAGTCCTCCGGCTTCTGACCCGGCACGAGCCGGACACGGACCTCATCCCACGACGGCCCCGACTTCACGCCCAGCACCTTCGGCACCTGCACCGCCGCACCGCCCGCAGTACGAGAGACTGCCTTCCGGCGACGGCCGACGAGGTTGACGGTCACTTCCACGGGCACGGTGCCGTCGGAGATGGACAGGCCGCAGGCGTGCAGCCAGCCCGGCAGTTTCCGGGTGTAGGTGAACCACCGCAGCCACCACGTCCGCAGGAACCGGCCACAGCACCGATCGAACGACACCACGTCGATCAGCCGCCACACCACCAGCACCACGCTGACCGAACCCGCCGTGATCGCGAGCGACGGCCAGCCACGCCACTGCCACCAGGCCACCACGGCCAGGACACCGAGGCTGGTCCGCCAGTACGTGAAGACTTGCTTTCCCAGCCACACCAACAACTTCACGGCCGACCACAGAGCGACGAAGACCACCGCAGCCGCAGCCAGGACTTCCGCGATCGTGGCGAGCGCGCGGCCGAGCTTGTGCAGCAGCCACACCACCACACCCAGTACCCCGCCACCGAAGAGGAGGACACCAATCCCATTCGCGTTCATCGGCGACCACCGCCGGTCAGGTCCAACGGCAGCATTCCCCGGCAGGGTGCACATTCCGTCTCGCCGGGCAGGAGCTTGGCGAACCGTTTACAGACTGTGCAGCGCGTTCGGGTGACCCCGTCTAGCGGTCGCTTGTTGCCATCGTTTAGCGTTGTCATTGTTCACTTCCAGAGGTTGTGGACAGCGCAGGACCGGCGAGGTTTCCTAGGCCAGGTACCGGTTCTGCGCCTTACGAGACACGGGAAGCGCGTGAAGACGTGCTTGTACGCCGCACGTCCCCACGCACGTTTTCCCGGCAGCTATTCAGTTCTCAGCTAGCTTCCGACTTGTTCTTCAGGATCTGCGCGGCCACCTCCTCCGCCTTCCGCTCCTCATAGCCCACCCAGTAACGGAGTTCGTGGTGGTGCCCTCGGTCCACATCGGACACCGCTCGGTACATGCGTGCGTTGGCCTGATGGAACTTCAGCCAGGTAGTCAGATTCGACCCAGGCTTCGGACGATGAGCCGAGGCGACCAGATGCGCGTCCGCCAATGTCTGCGGCTCATTCCGGCCCGGCGTCGTCATCACGCACCGCCTTGTGCTTGTCGAGGAACACGGCCAGTTCGTCCGCGCTGTCGCGGATTTGGCGCAGGAGCCGGATGAACTCCGGCCACGCGGCCGGGTCGGACGGTGGCAGGATCGCCAAGCTGTCCGGGTCCAGGTAGATGACCAGGGCGGGGTTCGCCGAACCATTGCCCTGCATCCCCGCGACCGCCTGCCGCCCCGGCTTCCACATCGCGTTGAACGCCACGGCCCTGCCCCTCCTCGCTATAAGCGCGCATCTCCCACGACCGCGCGTTCTCCTCGAACCCCTCAACAGCCGCCGTCACCGCCGCCAGCACCCACCACGACAACTGGCCCTGCGTTGCCAGCTCCCGCCACGCCGACGCCACCGCAAAGGAAGCGACGGCCATGTCATGCGCCGCCAGGGCATCCCCGTCATGTGCGGTCCGCTGCGCCATCGCGCTGTAGTGGCGGTACGCCTCTTCCCAGGCTTGGACCAGGTGCGGTGGAACCACGGCCACGCCCTGACTGCCAGGCACCCGGCCCGTCATCACGCCGCCTTGGGCGTGGACTCGGCAGTGTTACGGCCCGACTTGGATGTGCCACCCGATGCGGCAGCCTTGAAACCGGTCGCGCGGAAAACGTAGGACTGGTACTTGAATTCGCCCTGGCCAGCCACCTTCGGCTCAGCCGTCAGGCCCTCCAGCTCGATCGGCCGCATACCCGGCAGCACCTCGGACGTGGTCGGCACCGGCTGCACATCTGCCAGGAACGTGACGTCGTAAGACGCGCGCTTGGAGTTGGTCTCGCTTGGGTCGGTGACCGTCGCCTTCCACTGACGCTTGCCCGTCACTTCGTCGACCCGCTGACGAACAGGTCGGCCAGCAGACCTGTCCTCCCGCGACTGGTACTCGTTGTCCGGCGCGACCTCCCCGACCATCACCAGCCCCAGCGGGAACGCGGCATCAAAGTCGATCTCGAAACGGTGTCCCTTGGCGATCGCCATGTGTCTGTCTCCTGTCGTCTCTGGAGCCCTACCGGGCTTACACCTTGTTAGAGGTAGTTCTATTAAGCGCTTCGCCGCACGAGTTGTCAATAGAACTATCTCTATCGGACTCCGTAGACCATGATGGGGTGATACCGCTAGCGTTATCGACCGACGAAGGAGGACCAGGTGGGCACTGGCTACCGAGAGCTGGCCGCGATCCTGCGAGACGCGATCCAGCGGGGCGACTACGCCCCGGACACCACGCTGCCCAAGCAAGACGAGCTGGCCGACGAGTACGACGTCAACGTCAACACCGTTCGCAAGGCCGTCGGGGTCCTCGAAGCCGAAGGACTGGTCACGCCGATCAGACGACGCGGGACAGTCGTTCGCGCACGCCCGCCCATGAAGCGCCTGGGCAAGGACCGGTACGCGAAGAGCAAGTGGAAGTACGGCGACACCGTCGCCTTCGTCGCCGACCGCGAAGCCTCCGGCCGCGACTGGAAGCCGACCGACCAGACGCAGACCGTCGCCAAGATCGAAGCTGACCGAGAAGTCGCCGACGCCCTCGGTGTCATCGTCGGATCACCGGTCTACGAGCGGGCACGACTGGTCAAGGACGCCGGCCAGCCCACCCACGTACTCGCCAGCTACTACCGCCCCGCCGATGTCGAAGGCACCCCCATCGTCGACCCGACACCCGGCCCGGCCGGACGAGGTGGCGGGTTCCTGGTCCTCACCCTGCAAGGCCTTGAGCCAGACACCATGACTGAGACCTTCTACGCGCGGATGCCGACACCCGACGAGGCCGAACAGCTCGAACTTCCCGCAGGTGAACCCGTCATGGTCCTGCAACGCCGCACGTACACCGAGGACGGCCGCGTGGTCGAATTCGCGCGAGGCGTACACGCCGCGAGCCGCTTCTCCTGGACCTACACTTTCAAGATCCCCGACTGATCCCGGAGACCCCATGCCCGAGCGCTCGACCACCCTGCCGGACGGGCTCCGCGCCGACGTCCAGATGCTCTGGGACTACCACGACATGCACCACGAACTCCGGCCCGCCGACGTGGGAATCGGACTCGGCAGCCATGATCTCGGGGTCGCGACCTTTACCGCGGAACTGTTCCAGGCCGGAATGTTCCCGCTCATCGTCTTCACCGGGGCCAACGCGCCGACGACTGTCGAGCGGTTCCCGCGCGGCGAGGCAGTCCACTACCGCGAACATGCGCTTGAGCTGGGCGTACCCGATGACGCCATCCTGGTCGAGCCCGAGGCGCGGAACACCGGGGACAACATCACGCTCACTCGCGCACTGCTGGAGTCTCGCGGCATCGAGGTCGGGTCAGTCGTGCTCATCTCTCGGCCGTACCAGCAGCGTCGCGCGTACGCGACCTGCAAGAAGCTCTGGCCTGAGGTCGACGTCATCTGCGCTTCGCGGCCGCTGCCTTTGGACGAGTACATCGAGAGCATCGGCGACGTGGACCGCGTCATCAACATGCTGGTCGGCGATACCCAGCGCATCACCGTCTACGCCGAACGCGGCTTCGCAATACATCAGGAGGTTCCTGACGAAGTTTCGCGCGCTTACTCTCGCCTAACGCAGACAGGCTTCACAAGGCGCCTGATATAGCAGGCGCCTTGTACGGCTACCGACTACTTCGAATTCATAATTCTCTTCAGAAAACGTTTCAACACCTCCTCCAATTCTACAGGGTCACTCAATGCCTCAACGCTAACTCGGTCTACAAACGCGATCCCTGCATCGCGATAAAGGTGATCACTAGAAGTGTCGTGCGAACGACGCACATTGTGATGCGGCCCATCGATCTCAAGGACCCCCGTACGCCCCTTATAAGTGACAACAAAATCCGGTTCTCGCGTATGCCCAGGAATTCGTCCACGCGGAAGCGGAAAGATGGCAATTGTGTCACCAGTAGGGAAGAATTCTTCTTGCAAACTCTTCAGCTTACGATACACTTGCAATTCGCCAGGGTTTGTAAAGTAGAGGCCATCTTCGAACCAGCGCGGTGCCTGCTCTCGAACTACACGAGCTTGATTAGTCCGCCTTTGCCCTCGAAGAACTTCGACGAGCTGCTGCCTCCAGCCATAGTAAATGTCTGGAAACGCCTCACGAAACTCAATCCACGCGAGGTCAAATTCTTTTCTCCGCACTACTTCTCTGAAGATATCCGAGATGGTGTCATCGTGCTTCGCAAACTCCGCCGCATGCTCAGGCTCATACTCGACCCACAACTTTCGGGTCTCTTCGTTGTAATCGTAAAAGTACTCAACCTCAGTTCTGGCAATCTTCAGCATTGCCTGAGCAGCCTCCTCAAAACCTCGACGAAGCAAGATTTGCGAGGTCAAAGTTAAGGCTTCGTCGACCATTCGTACATCTTTCACCTCGACAGGAACCGACTCATCATCCCGCATTTGAGAATAGGTTCGAGGGTCAGATTCGAAAGATTCAGGCTGACTCAAGACTGTCCCTCTCTTTTTTCACCGAGCACACCATCTCCAGCAGTCACAGATTGATACAGCTCGATATAACGATCATTCGACCAGCCAGCGTCGCGGATCACGCCTAATATTACTCCGCGCGAAACGAGCGTGGAACCAATCGGCACCGCGATCTTCCGGTCAACCTTTTCCCATATTGCATGGCCGTCGTAGTCTCTGCGATATATCCAGCCATCGGACGCGAGCATGCTTCCCAGCTCGCTGGGAGTACTTGACGGCTGAGCACTAAGAGAAAGTCCAATGTGCCGAACCATGTCGTGCAGGCGAGCAAGCTCCTCTGCACGCCGGACGGCAGCGTCGTCGTCGACACGTTTGCGCAACGCCTCCGTGATCGCCTTCTCCGCAAGCACGATGGGCGCAACTAACAACGCGGCTGAGCCAAGTTGGACCATGACTGACTGCGCATAAGTACCATCCGGCACCCACGCCCCACCCACGAGCAGCCCAAGCCCCAGGCCAAGCACAGTCCAGGCCCAGACGGGCATCACCTTCACCCTTTCAGTATCCCTTGCCGATCCAATGTGGGGGTTACGCCTACTTCGATCGCTGCCTTGACTTGCTCAAATCGTGAAGTGCGACCTGATCTGAAGTCATCTGCCGAACTTGGCTCTATGGGATCAAGGCGCCGCCACCGGCGGCGCGCACGTCACCGCCCGTACGGCGGGCTTCGCCCCATGGCGGACGCCGGCCTCCCGCTCCGCTCCGGCAGGCGCCGCCGGGCGAGCCCGCCGACGAGGCAGCACCGCACAGCGCGCCGCCGCCACCGGAGACCCAGGGAGCACGACGTCAGATCACCCGACCCACCTGACCGCGTGGCAGTGGTCACCGGGTGTCCCTCGCTGCTCAGCGTCTAACACCGTGCCGCCCGCATCAAGGCGGGAAAGCGTGCCTTGACACGACCGACCCGGCGCTAGAGATGGCAGGGGCGAGGGAAGCGGAGCAAACAGGCACAAAGACGCAGGTGGGGGCGGGGTGCGTTGGGCCATTAACGGGCCATTCAGAGGGGTCAACCAAGGTCAATCAGGGCCACCCCGAGCAAGCGCCATCCCCAGGTCAGGGGCACTTTCCAGCATGATCACCCTGGTTCCCAAGCTGAATACGCGGGTTCGATTCCCGTCATCCGCTCTCACGCGAAAGCCCCAGGTCAGTGGATGTCCACTTAGGACCTGGGGCTTTTGCTCTGACTGGGCGATCTTCCGGCTGGGCCGTTGCGGACCTACCTCTCTGACCCAACCACCGGCCGTCGGCTATGACCAAACCTCCTCACGGCGGAGCCTCCATGACACTCACGCCGCGGCCAAGGGCAGCGGCGCCGCGTGTCACTCATCAACTCGGACCTGGGCCCGACATTCGGGTCTGACCGCGAAGGCCGGCCGTCTCCCGATGCCGAGATCCAATCGCATGGCATTCACTAGTTCAAAGAGCGCAGCGTGAATCTCCAGGGCCATATTCTCACGTTCACTCCACATTCTATTCGACCCCTCGGGTTCCCTGTCCTGACGCACGAATTGCCGCCACTCGTCGAGCACCGAAAGAAGATGGGAACCGTAGGACACAACGTCGCGACCAGCGAGCATATCGAGTTCCGCCACCGCCAGGTCGATCGTGTCCATCAATTCATAAAACTTCACTGTCAGTTCTCTGACCTCGCCGTGCGCACGTTCCCGAGTCTCACCGGATACCTCGTTCATGATCACACGTCCGCAAGCTATCGCCTGCCATGTGTCGACGACCGCATGAACTGTCGTTATGACACGCGCTCCAAGCTCTCCAACCTGCTGCCGACGCCACTTCTGAAGCTCGACGTTACTAGCGCCTCGCTTGGCCACCATGACATTGAAGACCGCGGCAGCAGCCGCGATCAAGGCCGCTGCCAGCGTCACCCAGCTACTTGCCATGACATTCCTCGATACCGCCTCCGCAACAGATCACACACGAAGCGTACGGATACGGGTTCAAGCTACGAACACAGCCAACGTTGACTGAAACGATCCGTCGCACTCTGGGCGATAACGACATCGCCTGATCTTGAAGAGCGACGCCGCCGGCATGTTGGGGACCCCTCCCTTCAATCCCCGCCTACCGTCCCCTCGTGCGAAGAAAGACGGGCGACAGCACAGCGGCCGCCTTGCTGACCGTTCTGGCGGGGTCGCTGCTCCTCCCGGTGTTGCTGGTAGGCGTGGTCTTCCTCATCATCGGGCTGAACAGGGGCAGCGAACCGGGGCCGTATACCGTCATTTTCGCCAAGGCGGGTGACGAGTGCGGGACGCAAGGGCAGTACCTCGACGCGTCCACCGGCAAACCGCTGCAATGCATGGGCCCTGGCGGATTCCGGACCGCTTCGCTCGAGTTCCCCGGTTTCTCCCGTGAGCAGAACGACGACGTTCGCCGCTGGCTGACCACGTTGGCCGAGGACGGCGATCTGAGCGTCTTCGACCACCGTTCGATCCAGGCCAAGATCGACGGGATCGCCGCCGGTTTGCCGCCGGGAACACGCGTGGAACCGGAATCCGGCGAGACGAAGCTCTGGATCGGCGCGGCTTTGACAGGTGCCGGTCTGTTGCTGGGTTCCGGCTTCGCCTGGCGGTGGTACCGGAACCGCCGGACCGGTTTTTGATTTACGGTGCAGGACATGGAGATCCGGGAAATAGGCGACGGCGACTGGGCGCAGGTCTGGCCGATCGTGCGCGAAGTCGTGCGGGCGGCTGACACGTACACCTACGACCCCGACCTCACCGAAGAAACCGCGCGAGGGCTTTGGGCCGAGAAGCCGCCGAGCCGGACGGTGGTCGCGGTCGAGGACGGCCGCGTGCTCGGCACGGCCAAGATGGGGCCGAACCGCGGCGGGCCCGGATCGCATGTGTCGACGGCCAGTTTCATGGTGGACAAGGACGTTCGCGGCAAGGGTGTCGGCAGTGCGCTGTGCGCGCACGTCCTGGATTGGGCCAGGGCGCAGGGTTTCGCGGGCATGCAGTTCAACGCTGTCGTCGAGTCGAACATCGCCGGGATCCGGATCTATGAACGGCTCGGGTTCGAGATCGTCGGGACGGTGCCGGGCGCGTTCGAGCACCCGACGCTGGGGCGCATCGGGTTGCACGTCATGTACTGCGACTTCGGCTGAGGCCGAAGCCGAGCTGTCAGCCTTCGACGAGTTCCC
This window encodes:
- a CDS encoding GntR family transcriptional regulator, whose product is MGTGYRELAAILRDAIQRGDYAPDTTLPKQDELADEYDVNVNTVRKAVGVLEAEGLVTPIRRRGTVVRARPPMKRLGKDRYAKSKWKYGDTVAFVADREASGRDWKPTDQTQTVAKIEADREVADALGVIVGSPVYERARLVKDAGQPTHVLASYYRPADVEGTPIVDPTPGPAGRGGGFLVLTLQGLEPDTMTETFYARMPTPDEAEQLELPAGEPVMVLQRRTYTEDGRVVEFARGVHAASRFSWTYTFKIPD
- a CDS encoding FtsK/SpoIIIE domain-containing protein; this encodes MNANGIGVLLFGGGVLGVVVWLLHKLGRALATIAEVLAAAAVVFVALWSAVKLLVWLGKQVFTYWRTSLGVLAVVAWWQWRGWPSLAITAGSVSVVLVVWRLIDVVSFDRCCGRFLRTWWLRWFTYTRKLPGWLHACGLSISDGTVPVEVTVNLVGRRRKAVSRTAGGAAVQVPKVLGVKSGPSWDEVRVRLVPGQKPEDFDDAARALAVARKVTRCQVRELEPNVVSLDFQRRDLLQAPVDCAELATVDGVDLRRVFAGRTEYGKDWRLPLTGPGAHMLVAGATGAGKNSVMWSPLVSAASAIRAGTVRVSGIDPKGMELAYGRGIFARYGVAGKEAIEVLDDLLDGLESRKREFAGRTREVPISTENPLEVLEFDEIGALTKYTDRKTREAIVERVAILTTQGRALGYTVRGYVQEPTKDTVPVRELFPRRVCLRVTSKTHVGMVLGDGAYERGAWANRIEESTAGVGYIWGDGIREPLRVRAGWVPDETVKALETYVTNGGAHVVDLATRRGPEGVAA
- a CDS encoding AMED_5909 family protein; translated protein: MTTPGRNEPQTLADAHLVASAHRPKPGSNLTTWLKFHQANARMYRAVSDVDRGHHHELRYWVGYEERKAEEVAAQILKNKSEAS
- a CDS encoding helix-turn-helix domain-containing protein, yielding MGKNYLTVEEAAEYLNTRVRFVRRLIAERRVAFHKVGVHVRFAIADLEEFIQAGRVEPITRASVIRDLGRVA
- a CDS encoding GNAT family N-acetyltransferase; this encodes MEIREIGDGDWAQVWPIVREVVRAADTYTYDPDLTEETARGLWAEKPPSRTVVAVEDGRVLGTAKMGPNRGGPGSHVSTASFMVDKDVRGKGVGSALCAHVLDWARAQGFAGMQFNAVVESNIAGIRIYERLGFEIVGTVPGAFEHPTLGRIGLHVMYCDFG
- a CDS encoding replication initiator; its protein translation is MREPLASDVVKATAEKHGVCVRPFTMEVGDTETGELRYVPVPCGSTVESVCLPCARKAKALRQVQCREGWHMTEEPDFTSESPTEAQTELLAFRADLVAAYRQETDQAEADELREEIQSVDEELRQLGMRGRLPSIDLPTKKAVKRSTKRRQDAPNLPRRKVAKTTVGREYAGRFRPSMFVTLTCDTYGPVRSDGAPFDQSTYDYRRAARDAVHFSALVDRWWQNLRRVVGWDAQYFATVEPQRRAAPHLHAAIRGSVPHDVIRQVTEATYHQVWWPNHDQVVYVDRMPLWDGDRRVFVDPDTREPLTDWDDAIEAVEDPAHVVTFGRQVHSKGILGGSEEAGRHIGYLTKYLTKSTGEVVEADTVRQRDHHDRLHAELSVTPCSPRCAVWLLYGINPKGANGKTTPGHCKGRAHRRTTLGLPGRRVLVSRKWSGKTLVDHKADRKAFVLEALAAVGIEKPAPAPARLIWRKVDSGDPSVPPRDHLVMHAISERITWKAEYDKALLAAQSPPDLSATPLAA
- a CDS encoding YdcF family protein → MPERSTTLPDGLRADVQMLWDYHDMHHELRPADVGIGLGSHDLGVATFTAELFQAGMFPLIVFTGANAPTTVERFPRGEAVHYREHALELGVPDDAILVEPEARNTGDNITLTRALLESRGIEVGSVVLISRPYQQRRAYATCKKLWPEVDVICASRPLPLDEYIESIGDVDRVINMLVGDTQRITVYAERGFAIHQEVPDEVSRAYSRLTQTGFTRRLI